A section of the Neorhizobium galegae bv. orientalis str. HAMBI 540 genome encodes:
- a CDS encoding RNA methyltransferase has translation MSGTNSERELIAEGPAVILVEPQLGENIGMVARAMANFGLAELRLVKPRDGWPSEKARSAASKADHVIDGTKVFETLEEAIADLNFVYATTARERYGFKPVRSPVTAAETLRTKFKVGEKTGILFGRERWGLTNEEVALADEIVTFPVNPAFASLNIAQAVLLMSYEWMKSGMEDLTETVFLPIEQRPSTKEQVIGLFEHLEEALDARNYFHPPAKKPRMIDNLRAVISRRGFTEQEISVFRGVINSLDRFPRGWSKKDGPKPEKADLPKGASGEKTGNDADE, from the coding sequence ATGTCAGGCACTAACAGCGAGCGCGAACTCATAGCCGAAGGACCGGCGGTCATCCTGGTCGAGCCGCAGCTCGGCGAGAATATCGGCATGGTGGCACGCGCCATGGCCAATTTCGGCCTCGCGGAACTGCGCCTGGTCAAGCCGCGCGACGGTTGGCCGAGCGAAAAGGCTCGCTCCGCCGCCTCCAAGGCCGACCACGTCATCGACGGCACGAAGGTGTTCGAGACGCTGGAAGAGGCGATTGCCGATCTCAATTTCGTCTACGCGACGACGGCGCGCGAGCGTTACGGCTTCAAGCCGGTGCGCTCGCCGGTGACCGCGGCCGAGACCCTGCGCACCAAGTTCAAGGTGGGCGAGAAGACCGGCATTCTGTTCGGACGCGAACGCTGGGGTCTCACCAACGAGGAAGTGGCGCTCGCCGACGAGATCGTCACCTTTCCGGTCAATCCCGCTTTCGCCTCGCTAAATATCGCTCAGGCCGTGCTGCTGATGTCCTATGAATGGATGAAATCGGGCATGGAAGATCTTACCGAGACAGTCTTTCTACCGATCGAACAGCGTCCTTCCACCAAGGAACAGGTCATTGGCCTGTTCGAGCACCTCGAAGAGGCGCTGGACGCCCGCAATTATTTCCATCCGCCCGCGAAAAAGCCAAGAATGATCGACAACCTCCGCGCCGTCATCTCGCGGCGGGGTTTTACGGAACAGGAGATCAGCGTGTTCCGGGGCGTCATCAACTCGCTCGACCGTTTTCCCCGCGGATGGTCGAAAAAGGACGGGCCGAAGCCTGAAAAGGCGGATCTGCCCAAAGGGGCATCTGGGGAGAAGACGGGGAATGACGCAGACGAATGA
- the murI gene encoding glutamate racemase, whose amino-acid sequence MTQTNESKPVLMFDSGIGGLTVLREARVLIPERGFIYVADDAGFPYGDWEEPALRERIITLFAKLLDEYDPEVCVISCNTAFTLVGADLRETFPKMTFVGTVPAVKPAAERTRSGLVSVLATPGTVKRAYTRDLIQSFATQCHVRLVGSQNLARMAEAYIRGETISDEAVLAEIAPCFVEKDGRKTDIVVLACTHYPFMANVFRRLAPWPVDWLDPAEAIARQARRKVPLVEGAEHPDNYDFAVFTSGNPDFATRRLMQGFGLRA is encoded by the coding sequence ATGACGCAGACGAATGAATCGAAACCTGTGCTGATGTTCGATTCGGGCATCGGCGGGCTGACGGTGCTGCGCGAGGCACGCGTGCTGATCCCGGAACGCGGCTTCATCTATGTCGCCGACGATGCCGGTTTTCCCTATGGCGACTGGGAAGAGCCGGCTTTGCGCGAGAGGATCATCACGCTCTTTGCAAAATTGCTCGACGAATACGATCCCGAGGTCTGCGTCATCTCCTGCAATACCGCCTTCACCCTGGTCGGCGCCGACCTGCGCGAAACCTTTCCGAAGATGACCTTTGTCGGCACCGTTCCGGCGGTCAAGCCGGCTGCCGAACGCACTCGTTCCGGCCTCGTCTCCGTTCTCGCGACCCCGGGCACCGTCAAGCGCGCCTATACGCGCGACCTCATCCAGTCCTTCGCCACTCAATGTCACGTGCGCCTCGTCGGCTCCCAGAACCTCGCCCGCATGGCGGAAGCCTATATCCGCGGTGAGACGATTTCCGACGAAGCGGTGCTGGCCGAGATCGCGCCGTGTTTCGTCGAGAAGGACGGCAGGAAAACCGATATCGTCGTGCTCGCCTGCACACATTACCCCTTCATGGCCAATGTGTTCCGCCGGCTCGCCCCCTGGCCGGTGGATTGGCTCGACCCGGCCGAGGCGATCGCCAGACAGGCACGTCGAAAAGTGCCGCTGGTCGAGGGCGCCGAGCATCCGGATAATTACGATTTCGCGGTCTTCACCTCCGGCAATCCCGACTTCGCCACCCGCCGTCTGATGCAGGGTTTTGGGCTGAGGGCCTGA
- a CDS encoding DUF1127 domain-containing protein, with protein MRESQFMVADTLSAAVHDLCREHGVWKTAGALLLAAWRRRQEVNQISDLSNRMRRDVGFPELEDDRGNVRFILWDLRL; from the coding sequence ATGCGTGAATCACAATTTATGGTTGCTGACACCCTTTCGGCTGCGGTTCATGACCTCTGCCGCGAACATGGCGTCTGGAAGACGGCCGGTGCACTGCTCCTGGCAGCCTGGAGACGTCGTCAGGAAGTGAACCAAATCTCTGATCTTTCCAATCGGATGCGCCGCGATGTCGGTTTCCCCGAACTCGAGGATGACCGCGGCAATGTCCGGTTCATCCTTTGGGACCTCCGGCTGTGA
- a CDS encoding type II toxin-antitoxin system RelE/ParE family toxin has translation MIVSFRHKGLEAFYRSGTTKGIRAAHAAKLARILGLLDVAVGPEDLNLPGFKLHLLKGNLKGHWSIWVNGNWRVTFRFVCPDVELVDYQDYH, from the coding sequence ATGATCGTCAGCTTTCGACACAAGGGACTCGAGGCTTTTTACCGTTCCGGTACGACGAAAGGCATTCGGGCCGCTCATGCTGCTAAATTGGCGCGCATTCTGGGCCTGCTCGATGTCGCCGTCGGTCCGGAAGATTTGAACTTACCTGGGTTCAAGCTGCATCTGCTCAAAGGAAACCTGAAAGGCCATTGGTCGATCTGGGTCAACGGCAACTGGCGGGTGACGTTTCGTTTTGTCTGCCCGGACGTCGAACTCGTCGATTATCAAGATTACCACTGA
- a CDS encoding HigA family addiction module antitoxin, with protein MMKSPPHPGELLREDVLVPLALSVTEAATRLGMSRVALSRVLHGRAGISPDLAVRLERAGVSTARAWLSMQANYDLAQAMEREQPPVRPLDPKAA; from the coding sequence ATGATGAAATCTCCTCCACACCCCGGCGAGCTTCTGCGAGAGGATGTACTTGTCCCGCTCGCTCTGTCGGTGACGGAAGCGGCGACACGTCTCGGCATGTCACGGGTCGCTCTGTCGCGCGTGCTGCATGGACGCGCGGGGATCAGCCCTGATCTGGCGGTACGCCTGGAGCGAGCGGGCGTCAGCACTGCCCGCGCATGGTTGTCGATGCAGGCGAATTATGACCTGGCGCAGGCCATGGAACGCGAGCAGCCGCCGGTTCGCCCCCTGGATCCCAAGGCGGCCTGA
- a CDS encoding LysE family translocator — protein sequence MSLEHWLAFVAASSVLLAIPGPTILLVISYALSHGRKVASATVAGTALGDFTAMTASMLGLGALLATSAALFTVLKWVGAAYLIYLGIKLWRAPVSERAADLGEAEVTSVKPFKIFLHTYVVTALNPKSIVFFVAFLPQFLDLSQPLFFQMVVFEVTFLVLATLNAMLYGLLASMARNTIRKPKVQRIVNRTGGSLMIGAGLLSVGFKRAAV from the coding sequence ATGTCGCTTGAACACTGGCTCGCTTTCGTCGCCGCTTCGTCGGTTCTCCTAGCCATTCCGGGGCCGACGATCCTGCTCGTCATTTCCTATGCGCTGAGCCATGGCCGCAAGGTGGCATCGGCTACCGTCGCCGGCACGGCGCTCGGCGATTTCACGGCGATGACCGCTTCCATGCTCGGGCTCGGCGCTCTGCTTGCGACCTCGGCTGCACTCTTCACCGTGCTGAAATGGGTGGGTGCCGCCTACCTCATCTATCTCGGCATCAAGCTCTGGCGCGCACCGGTTTCCGAGCGGGCCGCCGATCTCGGCGAGGCCGAGGTGACGTCGGTAAAACCGTTCAAGATTTTCCTGCATACCTATGTGGTCACGGCGCTGAACCCGAAGAGCATTGTCTTCTTCGTGGCCTTCCTGCCGCAGTTCCTGGACCTCAGCCAGCCCCTGTTCTTCCAGATGGTGGTCTTCGAAGTGACCTTCCTGGTGCTCGCAACCCTGAATGCCATGCTCTACGGCCTGCTGGCCTCGATGGCCCGCAACACGATCCGCAAGCCGAAGGTCCAGCGGATCGTCAACCGCACCGGCGGTTCGCTGATGATCGGCGCCGGGCTCTTGTCGGTCGGCTTCAAGCGCGCAGCCGTCTGA
- a CDS encoding GFA family protein — MMITGRCHCGETVFEIKGELPQALTRCTCTYCSRRGSLHAYYEPAQLKVTANAASDKVYRWNSKMVAHHFCGTCGCTTYSDSPDFQMDGTWDGKTRRIAVNARLFDDFDAEEWPHTVIDGRHLW; from the coding sequence CTGATGATCACCGGGCGTTGCCATTGCGGCGAGACCGTTTTCGAGATCAAGGGCGAACTGCCGCAGGCGCTCACCCGCTGCACCTGCACTTACTGCTCAAGGCGCGGCTCATTGCATGCCTATTACGAGCCGGCGCAGCTGAAGGTCACGGCCAATGCCGCGAGCGACAAGGTCTATCGCTGGAATTCGAAAATGGTGGCGCATCATTTCTGCGGCACATGCGGCTGCACCACCTATAGCGACAGCCCGGATTTCCAGATGGACGGCACCTGGGACGGCAAGACCCGGCGCATCGCCGTGAATGCGCGGCTGTTCGACGATTTCGACGCCGAGGAATGGCCTCACACGGTCATCGACGGCCGGCATCTCTGGTAG
- a CDS encoding LysE family translocator, which yields MSDVTLLAFAIVAFIGIATPGPTVLLALTNGSRYGLRRALPGMAGAMISDFVLIGAVALGLGALLAASEFWFSVVKWLGAGYLAFLGFMLLRSKGSLDVTSGDAAAGSGSATSIFLKSFLVAVTNPKGYLFFSAFLPQFIAPEAPQFPQYAILALVFALIDFAVMFAYALLGSRAVHLLKKKGALWLDRLCGGALLALAGSLALYRRAAS from the coding sequence ATGAGTGACGTTACCTTGCTTGCTTTTGCGATCGTTGCGTTCATCGGCATCGCCACGCCCGGGCCGACCGTGCTCCTGGCGCTCACCAATGGCTCGCGCTACGGCCTGCGTCGTGCGCTGCCTGGCATGGCCGGTGCGATGATCTCCGATTTCGTGCTGATCGGCGCGGTGGCGCTCGGCCTCGGCGCTCTGCTTGCGGCCTCCGAATTCTGGTTTTCGGTCGTCAAGTGGCTGGGTGCCGGTTATCTCGCGTTTCTCGGGTTCATGCTTCTGCGCTCGAAAGGCTCGCTTGACGTAACGTCAGGCGATGCTGCGGCCGGTTCGGGTTCCGCGACGTCAATCTTCCTGAAGAGCTTCCTCGTCGCGGTTACCAATCCCAAGGGATACCTGTTCTTCTCGGCTTTCCTGCCGCAGTTCATAGCGCCGGAGGCGCCGCAGTTTCCGCAATATGCGATCCTGGCGCTCGTTTTTGCGCTCATCGATTTCGCCGTTATGTTCGCCTATGCGTTGCTCGGCTCGCGGGCGGTGCATCTGTTGAAGAAGAAAGGCGCGCTCTGGCTTGACCGGCTCTGCGGCGGCGCGCTTCTGGCGCTCGCGGGGTCTCTCGCGCTCTACCGAAGGGCGGCTTCGTAA
- a CDS encoding VOC family protein — protein MSGPVKSVRPFLMFQGGTCEEAITFYTSVLPAGRIVDIRRYGPGEAGPEGSVFRATFEVAGQQVVCIDSPVKHVFDFTPSFSFFVECGAEEELTRLAEALSEGGMFLMPTDNYGFSRKFCWLQDRFGISWQLNFE, from the coding sequence ATGTCTGGTCCCGTGAAATCCGTTCGCCCGTTCCTGATGTTCCAGGGCGGCACCTGCGAGGAGGCGATCACCTTCTATACCTCGGTGCTGCCGGCCGGCAGGATCGTCGACATCAGGCGTTACGGACCGGGCGAGGCGGGGCCGGAAGGCAGCGTATTTCGCGCCACCTTCGAGGTCGCGGGCCAGCAGGTGGTCTGCATCGACAGCCCGGTAAAACATGTCTTCGATTTCACGCCGTCCTTTTCCTTTTTTGTGGAATGCGGGGCGGAAGAGGAGCTCACGCGGCTGGCCGAGGCTCTGAGCGAGGGTGGGATGTTCCTGATGCCCACCGACAATTACGGGTTCAGCCGGAAATTCTGCTGGCTTCAGGATCGTTTCGGCATCTCCTGGCAGCTCAATTTCGAGTAG
- a CDS encoding ATP-binding protein → MQVGIDMGIVSGGDPAKLDIEELLATRLLVQGNSGSGKSHLLRRLLEQSAPWVQQVVIDPEGDFVTLSEKFGHVVVDGERSEAELAGIANRIRKNRVSCVLTLEGLDLEEQMRAAAAFLNGMFDADREYWYPVLVVVDEAQMFAPSVGGDVSEDARKLSLGAMTNLMCRGRKRGLAGVIATQRLAKLAKNVAAEASNFLMGRTFLDIDMARAADLLGMDRRQAEMFRDLKRGNFVALGPALSRRPLPIVIGTVETSARSSSPKLMPLPDAPQDVEDLIFTPDPEEFTRPMVRRAPPAPRPTTDILAELSRSTPAAVAAPQEPRVAQPELSAEEREDRLSAVLSEILDDPQSAYRTDSVLYQDFLVRARMRRLPGPPLSLSEFRRRTAITRSGVDVETASGEAWGTALSLSSGVSDDLQGVFLLMAKAAISGEPCPSDARIARAYGTHSARRARRLLGYFEEQGLIVVHADFSGKRIVAFPDLQAETAPGSADAPDEGEARAAAE, encoded by the coding sequence TTGCAGGTCGGCATCGATATGGGAATTGTGTCCGGGGGCGATCCGGCCAAGCTCGATATCGAGGAGCTTCTGGCGACCCGTCTGCTCGTGCAGGGAAATTCCGGCTCCGGCAAGTCACATCTCCTGCGCCGCCTTCTGGAACAGTCCGCGCCCTGGGTGCAGCAGGTGGTGATTGATCCGGAAGGCGATTTCGTCACGCTGTCTGAAAAATTCGGCCATGTGGTGGTCGATGGCGAGCGCAGCGAGGCGGAGCTTGCCGGCATCGCCAACCGTATCCGCAAGAATCGCGTCTCCTGCGTCCTGACGCTCGAAGGCCTCGATCTCGAAGAGCAGATGCGCGCCGCCGCCGCCTTCCTGAACGGCATGTTCGATGCCGACCGCGAATACTGGTATCCGGTTCTGGTCGTGGTCGACGAGGCGCAGATGTTTGCGCCATCGGTCGGCGGCGATGTGTCGGAAGACGCCAGAAAGCTTTCGCTCGGTGCGATGACCAACCTGATGTGCCGTGGCCGAAAACGCGGCCTTGCCGGCGTCATCGCGACCCAGCGCCTCGCAAAGCTCGCCAAGAACGTCGCCGCCGAAGCCTCGAACTTCCTTATGGGCCGCACCTTCCTCGATATCGACATGGCCCGCGCCGCCGATCTGCTCGGCATGGATCGCCGCCAGGCGGAAATGTTCCGCGATCTGAAACGGGGCAATTTCGTCGCTCTCGGCCCGGCTCTGTCGCGCCGGCCGTTGCCGATCGTCATCGGTACGGTCGAGACGTCGGCGCGCTCTTCGAGCCCGAAGCTGATGCCGCTGCCGGATGCGCCGCAGGACGTCGAGGACCTGATCTTCACGCCGGATCCGGAAGAGTTCACTCGGCCGATGGTCCGCCGTGCCCCGCCAGCGCCGCGGCCGACGACGGATATCCTGGCCGAACTGTCGCGCTCGACGCCTGCTGCCGTGGCGGCACCGCAGGAGCCGCGTGTCGCCCAGCCGGAATTGTCCGCCGAAGAGCGCGAAGACCGGCTGTCCGCCGTGCTGTCGGAAATTCTCGACGATCCGCAATCCGCCTACCGGACGGATTCCGTCCTATATCAGGATTTTCTGGTACGCGCCCGGATGCGGCGCCTGCCGGGTCCGCCGCTCTCGCTCAGTGAATTCCGTCGCCGCACGGCAATCACCCGTTCCGGCGTCGACGTGGAAACCGCTTCCGGCGAGGCCTGGGGGACAGCGCTGTCGCTGTCATCAGGCGTTTCGGATGACCTGCAGGGCGTTTTCCTGCTGATGGCGAAGGCGGCGATATCAGGGGAGCCGTGTCCCTCGGACGCACGGATCGCCCGCGCCTACGGCACCCACTCGGCGCGTCGCGCCCGTCGCCTGCTCGGTTATTTCGAGGAACAGGGCCTGATTGTCGTGCATGCGGACTTTTCGGGCAAGCGCATCGTTGCCTTCCCGGACCTGCAGGCGGAGACTGCGCCCGGCAGTGCCGACGCGCCGGATGAGGGCGAGGCAAGGGCCGCTGCCGAATAA
- a CDS encoding DUF982 domain-containing protein: MKPKLWSSPIRIENPETGMVRTVKTVREAKTVLDRFWPAYHGSQHHLAEQVCDEALKGKSRPSEARRAFIAAAVEAHFHIH; encoded by the coding sequence ATGAAACCGAAACTTTGGAGCAGCCCGATCAGGATCGAAAATCCCGAAACCGGCATGGTCCGCACCGTCAAGACCGTACGCGAAGCGAAGACCGTCCTCGACCGCTTCTGGCCTGCTTATCACGGCAGTCAGCATCATCTGGCGGAACAGGTCTGCGACGAAGCACTGAAGGGAAAGTCGAGGCCTTCGGAAGCCCGGCGCGCCTTTATCGCCGCGGCGGTGGAAGCGCATTTTCACATCCACTGA
- the rpsD gene encoding 30S ribosomal protein S4 translates to MSKRESSKYKIDRRMGENIWGRPKSPVNRREYGPGQHGQRRKGKLSDFGVQLRAKQKLKGYYGDLREKQFRSIYDEANRRKGDTSENLIGLLESRLDAIVYRAKFVPTVFAARQFVNHGHVTVNGVRVNIGSYRCKAGDVIEVRQKSKQMVTVLEAVSLAERDVPDYIEADHNKMVATFARVPGLSDVPYAVIMEPQLVVEFYSR, encoded by the coding sequence ATGAGCAAGCGCGAATCGTCTAAATACAAGATCGACCGCCGTATGGGCGAAAACATCTGGGGTCGTCCGAAGTCCCCGGTGAACCGCCGCGAATACGGTCCTGGCCAGCACGGCCAGCGCCGCAAGGGCAAGCTTTCCGACTTCGGCGTGCAGCTGCGCGCCAAGCAGAAGCTCAAGGGCTATTACGGCGACCTGCGCGAAAAGCAGTTCCGCTCGATCTATGACGAAGCCAACCGCCGCAAGGGCGACACTTCGGAAAACCTGATCGGTCTGCTCGAATCGCGCCTCGACGCGATCGTCTACCGCGCCAAGTTCGTTCCGACGGTCTTTGCTGCCCGCCAGTTCGTCAACCATGGCCACGTCACCGTCAACGGCGTTCGCGTCAACATCGGTTCCTACCGTTGCAAGGCCGGCGACGTCATCGAAGTCCGCCAGAAGTCGAAGCAGATGGTTACGGTTCTCGAAGCCGTTTCGCTCGCTGAGCGCGACGTTCCGGACTATATCGAAGCCGACCACAACAAGATGGTTGCCACCTTCGCCCGCGTTCCGGGCCTGAGCGACGTTCCTTACGCCGTCATCATGGAACCGCAGCTGGTCGTCGAATTCTACTCGCGTTGA
- the sthA gene encoding Si-specific NAD(P)(+) transhydrogenase, which yields MNQYDLIVVGSGPAGRRAAIQAAKLDKKVLVVEQGKRVGGVSVHTGTIPSKTLRETALNLSGWRERGFYGKAYRVKQEISAEDLRRRLLITLDHEVEVLEHQFARNRVQSIRGKATFVTPDTMAIAKDDGDVMHVMGKSILLAVGTKPFRPDYMPFDGKTVLDSDELLEIEQLPRSMVVIGAGVIGIEYATIFSALDTAVTVIDPKSTMLDFIDREIVEDFTYQLRDRNMKLLLGQKADKVERLPDGKVMVHVDSGRQIITDMVLFAAGRMGATDTLNLAAAGLEADSRGRLKVNPETFETSVPNIYAAGDVVGFPSLASTSMEQGRVAARVAVGAIAKEPQKYFPYGIYAVPEISTCGLTEEEMKERGIPYECGIARFRETSRGHIMGLDTGLLKLIFSLKTRRLLGVHIVGEGATELVHIGQAVLNLKGTVEYFVENTFNYPTLAEAYKIAGLDAWNRMGEGPKEAPVATSQSTDTTATTTEPASEKKKAASK from the coding sequence ATGAACCAATACGACCTCATCGTCGTCGGCAGCGGACCGGCCGGTCGCCGTGCGGCCATCCAGGCAGCCAAGCTCGACAAGAAGGTTCTGGTCGTCGAACAGGGCAAGAGGGTCGGAGGCGTATCGGTCCATACGGGCACGATCCCGTCGAAGACGCTGCGCGAAACGGCGCTCAACCTGTCCGGCTGGCGCGAACGCGGTTTCTACGGCAAGGCCTACCGGGTCAAGCAGGAAATCAGCGCCGAGGACCTGCGTCGCCGCCTGCTGATCACGCTCGACCATGAAGTCGAAGTGCTGGAACACCAGTTCGCCCGAAACCGCGTCCAGAGCATCCGTGGCAAGGCGACTTTCGTCACGCCCGACACGATGGCAATCGCCAAGGACGACGGCGACGTCATGCATGTCATGGGTAAGTCGATCCTGCTTGCGGTCGGCACCAAGCCTTTCCGTCCCGACTACATGCCATTCGACGGCAAGACGGTTCTCGACAGCGACGAACTGCTCGAAATCGAGCAGCTCCCCCGGTCGATGGTGGTCATCGGCGCCGGCGTCATCGGCATAGAATATGCGACCATCTTCAGCGCGCTGGACACGGCGGTCACCGTAATCGACCCCAAGTCGACGATGCTGGATTTCATCGACAGGGAGATCGTCGAGGACTTCACCTACCAGCTGCGCGACCGCAACATGAAGCTGCTGCTCGGCCAGAAGGCGGACAAGGTGGAACGGCTGCCGGATGGCAAGGTTATGGTGCACGTGGATAGCGGCCGCCAGATCATTACCGACATGGTGCTGTTCGCCGCCGGCCGCATGGGCGCCACCGACACACTGAACCTCGCCGCGGCCGGCCTTGAGGCCGACAGCCGCGGCCGCCTCAAGGTCAATCCGGAAACCTTCGAGACTTCCGTTCCCAACATCTATGCCGCCGGCGATGTCGTCGGGTTTCCGAGCCTTGCTTCGACCTCGATGGAACAGGGGCGCGTCGCGGCCCGTGTCGCCGTCGGCGCGATCGCCAAGGAACCGCAGAAATATTTCCCCTATGGCATCTATGCCGTGCCGGAAATTTCCACCTGCGGCCTCACCGAGGAGGAAATGAAGGAGCGCGGCATTCCCTACGAATGCGGCATCGCCCGCTTCCGCGAGACCTCGCGTGGCCACATCATGGGCCTCGATACCGGCCTCCTGAAGCTGATCTTCTCGCTGAAGACCCGTCGCCTGCTCGGCGTCCACATCGTCGGCGAAGGTGCGACCGAACTCGTCCACATCGGCCAGGCCGTCCTGAACCTCAAGGGCACCGTCGAATATTTCGTCGAGAACACGTTCAACTACCCGACACTCGCCGAAGCCTACAAGATCGCCGGCCTCGACGCCTGGAACCGCATGGGCGAAGGCCCGAAGGAAGCACCGGTTGCAACCTCCCAGTCCACGGACACGACCGCGACCACCACGGAACCTGCCAGCGAGAAGAAAAAAGCCGCCTCCAAGTGA
- a CDS encoding FadR/GntR family transcriptional regulator, translating into MVQGKAGEAHDNSSYALDRLRELLRAGELGSEGRLPTERALTDMLGISRRAVRRALEVLESEGLIWRRQGSGTFIGERPSEWSNHVSAIVAGTDFMEIMEVRLRIEPQLAQLAAMRAKPADIVKMQEIALKIIESSDADARELWDGTLHRLIAQSAGNQLFLSIFDVINRVRQDEAWRAIRERARSSGDAVSISFAQHKIIIEAIAERDPVRAGEAMREHLLMLQERLIRATSLGSVEQGSLSEAS; encoded by the coding sequence ATGGTACAGGGGAAAGCGGGCGAGGCTCACGATAATTCGAGCTATGCGCTGGATCGCTTGAGAGAGCTTTTGAGAGCGGGGGAACTGGGTTCGGAAGGCCGCCTGCCGACCGAACGCGCTTTGACCGATATGCTCGGCATCAGCCGCCGCGCGGTGCGACGTGCACTCGAAGTGCTTGAATCCGAAGGCCTCATCTGGCGCCGCCAGGGTTCAGGCACCTTTATCGGCGAAAGACCGAGTGAGTGGAGCAACCATGTGAGCGCGATCGTCGCCGGCACGGACTTCATGGAGATCATGGAAGTCCGTCTGAGGATCGAACCGCAGCTTGCCCAACTGGCCGCCATGCGTGCCAAGCCGGCGGATATCGTCAAGATGCAAGAGATCGCCTTGAAGATCATCGAGAGCAGCGATGCTGACGCCCGCGAACTGTGGGATGGAACGCTACACCGGTTGATTGCCCAGAGCGCCGGCAACCAGCTTTTCCTGTCAATCTTCGACGTCATCAATCGCGTCCGCCAGGACGAGGCATGGCGGGCGATCCGCGAGCGTGCCCGTTCGAGCGGCGACGCGGTCAGCATCTCGTTTGCGCAGCACAAGATCATTATCGAGGCGATCGCCGAACGTGATCCGGTACGGGCAGGGGAGGCGATGCGCGAACATCTGCTGATGCTTCAGGAGCGGCTCATCCGCGCGACGTCCCTTGGCTCCGTGGAACAGGGATCGCTCAGCGAAGCAAGCTGA